A window from Schistosoma haematobium chromosome 1, whole genome shotgun sequence encodes these proteins:
- the EIF4A2 gene encoding Eukaryotic initiation factor 4A-II (EggNog:ENOG41035P7~COG:A), with the protein MSNFVEDSEIETNYTEIVDGFEKLELKPELLRGIYGYGYEKPSAIQQRAIKPSIEGRDVIAQAQSGTGKTATFAISILQRIDITSNTCQALVLVPTRELARQIQTVMQRIGSYLTVKCHTCIGGTRTSHDMACLQQGQHVVVGTPGRVFDMMNRNTLATANIKVFVLDEADQMLDRGFEPQIKEIYRFLPDTSQIMLLSATMPKPMLSIARSIMHDPVQILIKKEELTLDGIKQFYINVCREEYKLETLMDLYGIMNLSQVVIFVNSVNKSTHICNELRLKKFQVSCIHSDMDQEKRDAVMEEFRSGRSRILLSTDILARGIDVQQVSLVVNYDLPSNRETYIHRIGRGGRFGRKGTAINFITDSEIEALSDLQQYFNTEILEMPDDIVDFL; encoded by the exons ATGAG TAATTTTGTAGAAGATTCTGAAATCGAGACTAATTATACTGAAATAGTCGATGGCTTCGAGAAGTTGGAGTTAAAACCAGAACTTCTTCGTGGTATATATGGTTATGGTTATGAAAAGCCATCGGCCATTCAACAGCGAGCTATTAAGCCATCTATCGAGGGTCGTGATGTTATCGCTCAAGCTCAGTCCGGTACAGGGAAAACGGCAACATTTGCCATCAGCATTTTACAAAGGATAGATATTACATCAAACACTTGTCAAGCCCTTGTCCTCGTACCAACCAGGGAACTTGCAAGACAAATCCAAACG GTTATGCAACGCATTGGTTCCTATCTAACCGTCAAATGCCATACATGTATCGGGGGGACAAGGACCTCTCATGATATGGCGTGCCTCCAACAGGGTCAGCATGTTGTTGTGGGTACTCCTGGTCGTGTTTTTGATATGATGAATCGTAATACTCTGGCAACCGCTAATATCAAGGTTTTCGTGTTGGACGAAGCTGATCAAATGCTTGATCGTGGTTTTGAACCCcaaattaaagaaatatatagatTTTTACCTGACACTTCTCAA ATCATGTTACTGTCTGCGACTATGCCGAAACCAATGCTTTCTATTGCACGGAGTATAATGCATGATCCTGTTCAAATACTGATTAAGAAAGAAGAATTAACATTGGATGGGATCAAACAGTTTTATATCAATGTGTGCAGAGAAGAATACAAATTAGAGACCTTAATGGACTTATATGGAATAATGAATTTAAGTCAAGTCGTTATTTTCGTTAACTCTGTAAACAAGTCCACACATATTTGTAATGAGCTTAGGCTCAAAAAGTTCCAAGTTTCGTGCATT CATAGTGATATGGATCAAGAAAAACGTGATGCAGTTATGGAGGAATTCCGTAGTGGGAGATCACGAATTTTGCTATCCACTGATATTCTGGCGCGTGGTATTGATGTACAGCAAGTCTCTCTAGTCGTTAACTATGACTTACCTAGTAATCGTGAGACATATATTCACAG AATCGGGAGAGGAGGTCGTTTTGGAAGAAAAGGTACAGCCATCAACTTCATCACTGATTCAGAAATAGAAGCTCTGAGTGACTTGCAGCAATATTTCAACACAGAAATTCTTGAGATGCCTGATGACATTGTTGATTTTCTGTAA
- the EIF4A2 gene encoding Eukaryotic initiation factor 4A-II, variant 2 (EggNog:ENOG4112NBJ~COG:J): MPKPMLSIARSIMHDPVQILIKKEELTLDGIKQFYINVCREEYKLETLMDLYGIMNLSQVVIFVNSVNKSTHICNELRLKKFQVSCIHSDMDQEKRDAVMEEFRSGRSRILLSTDILARGIDVQQVSLVVNYDLPSNRETYIHRIGRGGRFGRKGTAINFITDSEIEALSDLQQYFNTEILEMPDDIVDFL; encoded by the exons ATGCCGAAACCAATGCTTTCTATTGCACGGAGTATAATGCATGATCCTGTTCAAATACTGATTAAGAAAGAAGAATTAACATTGGATGGGATCAAACAGTTTTATATCAATGTGTGCAGAGAAGAATACAAATTAGAGACCTTAATGGACTTATATGGAATAATGAATTTAAGTCAAGTCGTTATTTTCGTTAACTCTGTAAACAAGTCCACACATATTTGTAATGAGCTTAGGCTCAAAAAGTTCCAAGTTTCGTGCATT CATAGTGATATGGATCAAGAAAAACGTGATGCAGTTATGGAGGAATTCCGTAGTGGGAGATCACGAATTTTGCTATCCACTGATATTCTGGCGCGTGGTATTGATGTACAGCAAGTCTCTCTAGTCGTTAACTATGACTTACCTAGTAATCGTGAGACATATATTCACAG AATCGGGAGAGGAGGTCGTTTTGGAAGAAAAGGTACAGCCATCAACTTCATCACTGATTCAGAAATAGAAGCTCTGAGTGACTTGCAGCAATATTTCAACACAGAAATTCTTGAGATGCCTGATGACATTGTTGATTTTCTGTAA